From the genome of Bacteroidota bacterium:
TCACAAATCCACCACTTCGATATGGTTCCTGCCGAGCTTCACCTGTCCGAGATTTTCGAGTTGCTTGATCAACCGTGAGACCACTACGCGTGAGGTATGCAGGTCGTCGGCAATCTGTTGATGCGTTGTTTCGATTTCAGTTTTGCCGAGCACGCGCACACGGTCGCGCAAGTACTTGAGCAGGCGCTCGTCCATGCGCATGAACGCGATGCTGTCGATCGTTTCCATGAATTCGTCCATCCGCAAGCGGATCGATTCGAAGATAAACGCCTTCCAGCTTTGGTATTTGGTGATCCAACGGTCGAGATATTCCACCGGAACCATGACGAGTGCCGAATCCTCCTCTGCCACGGCGTGCACTTTGCTCTTTTTGTTGCCCATGCAGCAGCTGAGCGACATGGCGCAGGTATCTCCGCTTTCCAGGTAATAAAGGAGAAGTTCGTTGCCTTCCTTGTCTTCGCGTAAGACCTTGATTGCGCCTTCAAGCATGATCGGCATGTGCGTAAACGGATCGCCGACATGCATGAGGGTCTGCCCCAACTTGACGCGGCGCAATTGGCCGACGGTGGCGATTTCCTTCATCAGGTCGTCTTCGAGCATGAAGCCGAGATGTTGCTCGACCTTCGTGTACAATTCTTGATTCATCTTCTCTGCTTTGCGGCCTCAATTTACACCTTCGAATGCAGCTTTTAAAATTTGCTTTACGGAAGCCATTTTCCCAAGCCCCATCCTGAGAATCGCGTTCATTCTGCCCCACTGACCAAGATCAGGCGCATTTGTAACTTGAGTAGCGGATCTGGACTTGGGCGCTCCGGAACTTTGACGACAGAAATTCTACCCAACATGAGTGAAGTTGCATTTCCTCCGAAATATGTTTCTGCAGCAAAGGCTGTGTTTACCGGTCGCTGTCCCGTATGCCGCGAAGGCGCGGTGTTCAAGGGACCCTGGAATAGGCTGGATTTTATCGCCAACAACCGGCATTGTCCGGTTTGCAACACCGATTTCGAACCGGAACCGGGCTTTTTCTATGGTTCGATGTACGTGAGCTACAGTTTTAATGTCGCGACGTTGGTTGCTGTTTATCTGTTTCTATGGGTCTTGTTTGACCCCGAATCCCCTTGGGTGTACATCGCAGCCGTGATCGGTGTCACGGTGGCCATTGTTCCTTTCACAGCCAGGTTGTCCAGAATGCTCTGGATGAATTGGTTTGGTCCGTTCAAATATGATCCGACCGCAGCCCGACGGATGCCTTGATGGCTGAAACGACCTGGTTTTCCTGATATATGTCATGCTTTTTGAGAATGTCCTTTCTTGTTCGAATGTTCTTGCTTAGCTTTGCAGCATGAATCAGGCGACGCAAGTGAAAGGTCAGCAAAGTGGTGTGCAAACACGTTCGCTCCTCGGGGCGGTACTCGCAGCCAAGTGCCCGCAATGCCGTGAAGGTGAATTCTTTGACGGCCCTTGGAATCGAATGAATTTTTTGAAGATTCATCAGAATTGCCCCGTTTGTGGGGTACAATTCGAGCCGGAGCCCGGATTTTTCATTGGCGCGATGTACGTGAACTATGCGTTTAACATCATTCAGCTGGTGATTGTCGGGCTTTTTATGTGGCTCGTGGTGAATCCTGATTCGGCATGGTGGATCGTCGCCGCCGTGTTGGGCGTAACCTTTGCCACGATTCCGTTCACAGCGCGTATGTCGCGGGTGATTTGGATGTACATGTTTGCCGGGATCAAATACGATCCTGCTGCTGCGCGACGCACCTGACGCTGAGCATCTCTATTGGAATTCTAGAATCCGTTCCGTTCAAGGTTCAGCTTTGCCGGGAGGTAGTCGGATTTGATTTTCAGTGCAGCTTGATAATCCGCCACGGCCTTTTCGGTTTCGTTGAGCTTTTCCCAGGTTTCTCCGCGGTCGTTGAAGGCCTCGAAGTAATCGGTTTTGTAACCGATCGCGAGGTCAAAGTCGGCGATGGCTTCTTGGTAGCGCCCGAGGGCACGCTTGGCCAAGGCCCTGTTGTAAGGCGGCAAATGTGTCCAATTATTGTGAAGGGCGATGGATTTGTCAAAATCAGCAATCGCCGCTTCATATTGCCCCAGTAGGAGCTTGGCTTTGCCGCGGTTGTTGAAGGCGTAGGCATGTGTGGAGTCCAAGGCAATCGCACGGTCGAGCAGCGGCAATGCTTCTGCCGGGCGATCAAGGGCGTTCAAAGCGTAGGCTACCCCGCTCAGCCTCTTGGTCCCCTTAATCGGAAACCACAAGCAGTTGTTGATGGCAGCATTGGCTTTTTCTGTATTTTCTTGATAGATATGGCAATAGGAGAGGCGCATGTAAACTTGCCCAGAATCAGAATTGAACGTTGCAAGTGCCATGTTAAAATATTCGATCGCAGTCGCGTAATCCTTCTGATTGTCCATGAATGCAGCATATGCAAACCATGCTCGCGTGTCGTCGGGAACTTTTTCGAGATATTTGACAAAGCCTAAATTCGCCTTTTCTGGCTCACCCAATCCGGAAAGCACAACGGGCATCATGTATTCGATTTCAAGGTTGGTTGGCGCAATCTTGTAGGCATCTTCGAGGTCCCGCAGGGCTTTGTCATATTTCGCTAGTGCTTCATAGGCTTTCGCCCGTCCGATGAGTGCGTCGAAATTTTCGTTGTCAAGTAGCAATGCACGTGTGTAGTCTCTTACCGCTGGTTCGAAACTGTCTGATCGGCGTTTCGCATCGCCCCTGATGGTGAGGTAGATATGTTTGTCTTCCTCACCATACATAATTGCGGTATCTAAATACATGATTGCACTCTCGTAGTCGTCCATCCGCATCAGGCACTCTCCTTTAAGCGAAAAAGCAGGTGCATATACCGAATCTAAAGCGATGCATTTCTCCAATTGCTTTATGCATTTTGCATAATTTCCGAGCTTGAAGTCCAGATTGGCGCTTTGGAAGTAGGTGAAGATTGACATTGAATCGATTCCAAGGGCAAATTTGTATTCTGCTGCTGCATCCTCAAATTCCCCTTTTTCATAGGCCAACATTCCCAAATACGTATGGCACTCGGCACGTTTGGTGGAATCCAGCTCCATGGTACGATTGAGCGCGACCTCGGCAAGGCTGAACTCATTCATTCGGTACAGAATATAGCCCTTCAGGAGTTGTAGATTGCCGCTCTGTGGTGCGAGCGCCGTCCCTTTTTCAAGATCTACTAGCGCTTCTCTCAGCATGTTGCGGTTCATGTAAATGACACTGCGGTTCTTGTAGGCATTCACATTTTGTGGATCAAGCACCAATACCACATTCAGGTCTTGCAATGCTTTTTCGGTTTCCCCCCGGTTGCGATACATCTCGGACCGTATGGAATAGGCCATGGGATTCTTCGTTTCGCGGGCAATCGCGTAGTCCAAATCGTCAAAAGCCGGTTCGTATTCACCCCGTATCGCAAAGATGGTTCCGCGAATGACATAGGCTTCGACGTTTTTTTCATCCTTGAAGAGAATTTGCTTGCAGGTCAGAAAGGCTGCATCGTAATCCTCTTTGTCGAATTGTGCTTGTGCCGTTTTGAGCAAATCTTTGACCGATCCTTGGGCATTGAGTGCGGACCCTGTTGCTGACAGCAGCAGGAAAAACAGCAGGAAATGGATCAAAATGCGGGTGGAATTACTGCGCATCGTGGCCGCGATGAATGGAAGGAGGTTTTTCACTTTATGCTATTTTGTTTTTCAAGGTCATTTGCCGAGTCGTTGCAGGTTGGCCTTCGCCGGTTCATAGTCGGGATTGGCCTGAAGCGCTTCGTTGTAATCGGAAACAGCCTTTTCCAGATTGCCCAGTTTTTCCCAAGTTTCCCCGCGGTCATTGAGCGCTTCAAAATAGTCTCCTTTGTAGCTCAAGGCGAGATTGAAGTCGTCGATGGCCTCCTTTTCGCGCCCCAAAGCACGGAGCGCGTTAGCCCGATTGTAGGGCGGCCAATGGAAATAGTCGTTTTTGAGTGCGATCGACTTGTTGAAGTCTTCGATGGCTGCCTCGTAACGGCCGAGTTTGTATTTCGCAAATCCACGGTTGTTGTAGGCGTAGGCAAAGGTCGAATCGATAGCAATGGCTTGTTCCAGGATCTCCAGCGCCTCCGGGTAACGTTCCATTTGGTTGAGCAGATAGCCAATGGAAAGCAGCTCTGTCGCAGATTGACTTTTCATTTTCATGAACAAATCTAGATCAGCATTGGCCTCTTTTGTTTGTTTCAGCTCCCAGTAACAGATCGCCCGTGAGTAGAGCAATCCGGTTGAATCGGTGTTGGGGCATTGAAGTGACTTGGAAAATTCCTCGACGGCAAGGGCGTTTTTGCCTTGCTCTTGGGCACTTCCTCCAAGTAGCATCCATGCCTTCCAGTCATCCGGTACGCGCTTGAGATAACTTGTGAGCGTCTTTCTTCCATTTTCAAATTCTTTTGCATCCATTTGAGCCTGCCCATAATAGAAATGGGCCTGCAAGTCTTCTGGATCGAGCGCATGCGCTTTTTTGAGGTCTTCCTTGGCCTTTTCTGCGAGTCCCAAGCCCGCGCGCGCGGTGCCCCGGGCGACCAAGGCTTCAACGTACTCCGGTGACTTCAGAAGCGCTTTGTTGTATTCATTGATTGCGAGTTCGGTCTCTCCGCGGCGGAGGAAATAGTCCCCCATCGTTTTCAAGTTCATCGGCAGGACGGGACCACCAATGGCAATCGACCTTTTGATAAACGGCAATGCTTCCTCGTCGCGGTCGAGCATCATCAAACACCTTGCGTAGTTGCCGATGCTTGTGGCATCCATCGAGTCTGCTTGGACGGCGGCTTCAAAAATGGAAAGGGCTTCCAGCGTGTCTCCTGCTTTCAAGCGCAATGAGGCGAGGTTTGACAAAGCCTCCGTCGCATAAGGATTGACCTCGGCTGACAGCCGATAATGGGCTTCGGCCTCCTTGTCTTTCCCCATCGTTTCCAAGATCAAACCGCAGAAAAGATAAGCACTTGACGAATCATTGGTTCCCAGCTCCAAGCTACGCTTTAGATAGGGCAATGCTTTGGCTCCGTCGCCCAATTGGTACTGAGTCAGGCCCATGTCAAAGTGGGTTCTTGCGCCATCAGGGTCCAGTTTGAGCGCCTTTTCCATGTCCTGCATTGCCGCTTTGCTATTTCCCATTTCAGCGTAGACATGACTGCGGTACCGCAAGGTTGCCACATGTTTGGGGTCCATGGATAGCACGTGGTCAAAATCCTTCAATGCTGCCTCATGTTGATGATTTTGGTAAAAGATAATCCCGCGAAAATAATAGGCCCGTTTGTCCTTGGTTCCCCGCTCGATCGCATTGTTCAGGTCACGATAGGCCGATTTGTTTTGACCAAAAAGTGCAAATATGGCCCCTCTCAAGATGGCCGCATCATTGTTTTGGGCGTCCACGGAAAGAATTTCCTTGCAGGTTTCCATGCAAGCCTCGTAATCGTAATTGGCGAACTGCTCCTCCGCCTTCTTTGTCAGCGTTTTGACATTGGTTTGGGCAAATCCTGTGGTGGAAATGCTGATTATCAGCAGTATGAACAACAATAATCGTTTTCTCATCGTTTGGGTTGGGTAAAATAGAAACGGAAATTGGCATTAATTTCTGGAAACTAGAAGTTGAAATCTCTCGGCTCGCCGAGGGCTTCCCTGCCGTCAAGGATTTCCTTTCCTCGACCTTCAGGGTCTCCCACCCATGGACTTCGCGATAGGTCTGGCTTAGCTGGCGAAATGCCCATTTTGCGTCTGAAAAGGTAGTTTTCGTAGGCGCCATCGATGGCGGCCACAAGTTGCTCCCGTTCGTAACGAAACGCAGCTTGTTTGATGGCCTCCAACCAATAGATGCCTTCCTCGACCTTCACTTGTTCGCCGGCATATTTTAATGTCTCAAGTGCAGCTTCAAGTTCAAAGTCTTTGTCGCCGCGTTTGGTGTAAAAACCTTTGCGGCATTCATTGGTCGCATACGTGTCAAAAAGTTTGGCGAATTCGGCTTCCATCGGACTATGTACGTACAACATCGGTCTCGCATCGACCGGCTCTAGTTCAGCAACTGCTTGTTTCTCTTTTGGGGACTTTTCGTACCGCGCCTTGAGGGCAGCAACGAAATAGCGGGATTCCTTTTTTCCGCGAATATCAGGCAATAGCCGCCAAAGTTTGGGCGACCTTGTGCGCTCGGCCACATAGGCGTAA
Proteins encoded in this window:
- a CDS encoding DUF983 domain-containing protein, giving the protein MNQATQVKGQQSGVQTRSLLGAVLAAKCPQCREGEFFDGPWNRMNFLKIHQNCPVCGVQFEPEPGFFIGAMYVNYAFNIIQLVIVGLFMWLVVNPDSAWWIVAAVLGVTFATIPFTARMSRVIWMYMFAGIKYDPAAARRT
- a CDS encoding Crp/Fnr family transcriptional regulator; amino-acid sequence: MYTKVEQHLGFMLEDDLMKEIATVGQLRRVKLGQTLMHVGDPFTHMPIMLEGAIKVLREDKEGNELLLYYLESGDTCAMSLSCCMGNKKSKVHAVAEEDSALVMVPVEYLDRWITKYQSWKAFIFESIRLRMDEFMETIDSIAFMRMDERLLKYLRDRVRVLGKTEIETTHQQIADDLHTSRVVVSRLIKQLENLGQVKLGRNHIEVVDL
- a CDS encoding tetratricopeptide repeat protein, coding for MKNLLPFIAATMRSNSTRILIHFLLFFLLLSATGSALNAQGSVKDLLKTAQAQFDKEDYDAAFLTCKQILFKDEKNVEAYVIRGTIFAIRGEYEPAFDDLDYAIARETKNPMAYSIRSEMYRNRGETEKALQDLNVVLVLDPQNVNAYKNRSVIYMNRNMLREALVDLEKGTALAPQSGNLQLLKGYILYRMNEFSLAEVALNRTMELDSTKRAECHTYLGMLAYEKGEFEDAAAEYKFALGIDSMSIFTYFQSANLDFKLGNYAKCIKQLEKCIALDSVYAPAFSLKGECLMRMDDYESAIMYLDTAIMYGEEDKHIYLTIRGDAKRRSDSFEPAVRDYTRALLLDNENFDALIGRAKAYEALAKYDKALRDLEDAYKIAPTNLEIEYMMPVVLSGLGEPEKANLGFVKYLEKVPDDTRAWFAYAAFMDNQKDYATAIEYFNMALATFNSDSGQVYMRLSYCHIYQENTEKANAAINNCLWFPIKGTKRLSGVAYALNALDRPAEALPLLDRAIALDSTHAYAFNNRGKAKLLLGQYEAAIADFDKSIALHNNWTHLPPYNRALAKRALGRYQEAIADFDLAIGYKTDYFEAFNDRGETWEKLNETEKAVADYQAALKIKSDYLPAKLNLERNGF
- a CDS encoding tetratricopeptide repeat protein; its protein translation is MRKRLLLFILLIISISTTGFAQTNVKTLTKKAEEQFANYDYEACMETCKEILSVDAQNNDAAILRGAIFALFGQNKSAYRDLNNAIERGTKDKRAYYFRGIIFYQNHQHEAALKDFDHVLSMDPKHVATLRYRSHVYAEMGNSKAAMQDMEKALKLDPDGARTHFDMGLTQYQLGDGAKALPYLKRSLELGTNDSSSAYLFCGLILETMGKDKEAEAHYRLSAEVNPYATEALSNLASLRLKAGDTLEALSIFEAAVQADSMDATSIGNYARCLMMLDRDEEALPFIKRSIAIGGPVLPMNLKTMGDYFLRRGETELAINEYNKALLKSPEYVEALVARGTARAGLGLAEKAKEDLKKAHALDPEDLQAHFYYGQAQMDAKEFENGRKTLTSYLKRVPDDWKAWMLLGGSAQEQGKNALAVEEFSKSLQCPNTDSTGLLYSRAICYWELKQTKEANADLDLFMKMKSQSATELLSIGYLLNQMERYPEALEILEQAIAIDSTFAYAYNNRGFAKYKLGRYEAAIEDFNKSIALKNDYFHWPPYNRANALRALGREKEAIDDFNLALSYKGDYFEALNDRGETWEKLGNLEKAVSDYNEALQANPDYEPAKANLQRLGK
- a CDS encoding DUF983 domain-containing protein — protein: MSEVAFPPKYVSAAKAVFTGRCPVCREGAVFKGPWNRLDFIANNRHCPVCNTDFEPEPGFFYGSMYVSYSFNVATLVAVYLFLWVLFDPESPWVYIAAVIGVTVAIVPFTARLSRMLWMNWFGPFKYDPTAARRMP